Proteins encoded within one genomic window of Oryza brachyantha chromosome 7, ObraRS2, whole genome shotgun sequence:
- the LOC102713475 gene encoding DDRGK domain-containing protein 1: MDAGGGGILGAVVCLLLVFAIFPLLLWRRRSDHLLPPQPQPPLQDERVLRGGPAPRRMRRRQVTPASTSRDAAAAEDDAESDDDDEGDVHDGQYVPKGSKKKEKKRQEREAQRQAEEAARDSRRTKQDRYAEMRRKKDEEREAQERLMEEEAMARKAKEEEAAALEFEKWKGAFSVDAEGTTESETQDDGQGLLHNFVEYIKKQKCVPLEDLAAEFRMRTQDCINRIITLEGMDRLSGVMDDRGKFIYISTEEMKAVADYIRKQGRVSISHLASNSNQFIDLEPKPQYDEESHIDEIAAT, from the exons atggacgccggcggcggcggcatcctgGGCGCCGTCGTCTGCTTGCTTCTGGTCTTCGCCATCTTCCCCCTTCTCCtctggcgccgccgctccgaccACCTTCTGCCGCCCCAGCCCCAACCCCCGCTCCAG GACGAACGAGTGCTGCGCGGAggcccggcgccgcgccgcatgCGCCGGAGGCAGGTCACGCCTGCCTCCACCAGCCGCGATG ccgccgccgcagaggATGACGCAGAgagtgacgacgacgacgagggtgaCGTCCACGATGGCCAATATGTCCCCAAGGGTTccaagaagaaggagaagaaaaggcaAGAGCGAGAGGCACAGCGCCAG GCTGAAGAAGCGGCACGTGATTCAAGGAGGACTAAACAAGATCGCTATGCAGAaatgaggaggaagaaggatgAAGAGCGTGAGGCGCAGGAGAGACTTATG gaagaagaagcaatgGCAAGGAAAGCgaaagaggaggaggctgctGCCTTGGAATTTGAGAAATGGAAAGGAGCCTTCTCGGTTGATGCTGAAGGTACAACAGAGAGTGAGACACAGGATGATGGCCAGGGTTTACTCCACAATTTCGTAGAATACATCAAG AAGCAGAAGTGTGTTCCTCTAGAGGACCTTGCAGCAGAGTTCAGGATGAGAACACAg GACTGTATCAACCGGATCATTACACTTGAAGGCATGG ACAGGCTATCCGGTGTGATGGATGATCGTGGGAAATTCATATACATATCAACCGAGGAGATGAAGGCTGTCGCAGATTACATCAGGAAACAAGGGAGGGTCAGCATATCACATTTGGCAAGTAACTCAAATCAATTTATTGATTTGGAACCGAAGCCCCAATACGATGAGGAGAGCCATATAGATGAAATTGCCGCAACGTAG
- the LOC102708074 gene encoding gibberellin 2-beta-dioxygenase 5-like — MEDDHSNPPLMATYKHLFVDARLDAAVDGNECDLPVIDLALLNGDGESAERCREGIVRAASEWGFFQVTNHGVPQPLLRELHAAQVAVFRRPFQQKVNKRLLDFSPESYRWGTPTARCLEQLSWSEAYHIPMTPAPSGNDKLQHGSSSCRAVIEDVSTAMYKLAQKLATILARGMGLGVGVGGETMREETCFLRLNRYPPCAMDSGAAFGLCPHTDSDFLTILHQQDTIGGLQLLMGGRWVAVKPDPSALIVNVGDLLQAWSNDLYRSVEHRVMANARVERFSMAFFLCPSYDTVIGSRGGGGGLYRSFTFGEYRKQITEDVRSNGRKFGLQRFRLHSS, encoded by the coding sequence ATGGAAGACGACCACTCCAACCCGCCATTGATGGCCACGTACAAGCACCTCTTCGTCGACGCTCGCCTGGACGCTGCCGTCGACGGCAACGAGTGCGACCTCCCTGTCATCGACCTCGCACTCctgaacggcgacggcgagtcgGCGGAGCGGTGCCGCGAAGGCATCGTACGCGCGGCGTCGGAGTGGGGCTTCTTCCAGGTCACCAACCACGGCGTGCCGCAGCCGCTCCTCCGCGAGCTGCACGCCGCGCAGGTGGCCGTGTTCCGGCGACCGTTCCAACAGAAGGTGAACAAGAGGCTGCTCGACTTCTCGCCGGAGAGCTACCGCTGGGGCACGCCGACGGCCAGGTGCCTTGAGCAGTTGTCGTGGTCGGAGGCCTATCACATCCCCATGACGCCGGCACCCAGCGGCAACGACAAGCTGCAGCACgggagcagcagctgcagggcGGTGATCGAGGACGTGTCGACGGCGATGTACAAGCTGGCGCAGAAGCTAGCGACGATCCTGGCGAGAGGCATGGGACTGGGGGTGGGAGTGGGAGGCGAGACGATGCGGGAGGAGACGTGCTTCCTGCGGCTGAACCGGTACCCGCCGTGCGCCATGGACAGCGGCGCCGCCTTCGGTCTGTGCCCGCACACGGACAGCGACTTCCTGACGATCCTGCACCAGCAGGACACCATCGGCGGCCTCCAGCTGCTCATGGGCGGGCGGTGGGTCGCCGTGAAGCCGGACCCCAGCGCCCTCATCGTCAACGTCGGCGACCTCCTGCAGGCGTGGAGCAACGACCTGTACAGGAGCGTGGAGCACAGGGTGATGGCCAACGCCAGGGTGGAGCGTTTCTCCATGGCCTTCTTCCTCTGCCCCTCCTACGACACGGTGATCGgcagccgcggcggtggcggtggcctcTACCGGAGCTTCACCTTCGGCGAGTACAGGAAGCAGATCACGGAGGACGTGAGGAGCAATGGCCGGAAGTTTGGCCTGCAGCGCTTTCGCCTTCACTCCTcctga